Proteins encoded together in one Acidobacteriota bacterium window:
- a CDS encoding DUF1592 domain-containing protein — MPFFRRFAWVSLLVLWSSAAATPAAETGGDVFRELAVEYRDRIRPLTQQYCLSCHSTEKQVGELDLEQFANLADVRGGTKSWLKVIEMLDNGEMPPGFAKQPAPGEKQHLRDWVDRYLQAESLANAGDPGPVVLRRLNNAEYTYTVRDLTGIDLDPAREFPTDSAAGEGFTNTGNALVMSPALLGKYLDAGKEIAGHAVLVPDGFRFSPHSTRRDWTDEVLGRIRGLYGEYVETADFGVGSAVGNLAVHSDTRIGSAGRLPLEKYLSATLSERDALRSGRKSVRTVARERGLSAKYLNLLWTHLADRKTTLLLDHLRAAWQSAGLEDVPSLASRIRDWQRGLWTFGPVGLIGRKGGPSRWMEPVDPLVTQKRVCFSVPQFADGRKPEDLVFSLVVGDAGDGNDHDYVVWQRPRLAAHGRPDILLRDVKRLAQALDGGAADDTSEWGLDPGLFGRHPDGRAVDADSLCVQAPSVIQIRIPGRLAAGYDFVTTAVLEEQTGKMGSVQVDLAPGAAAADTSLLPSQVMVTFSRVTQVFSESRAVSFLKPILIASESPIRASMEAAFDEHRKLFPATLCYNQIVPVDEVLTINLFYREDDHLARLMLEPEEEARLDRLWDELHYVSHSAFQRVLALDLLEEAFQGNGLEDRTQYEAVLPLRRLYDRDAADFRKRLLRDEPVQLDALVDFAPRAYRRPLSGDEKDRLRGLYRRLRHEEMDHEEAFRLTLARMLVSAPFLYRLEEAPAGPGGPVSDWELANRLSYFLWSSLPDGELRSLAAAGRLQDPEVLSQQARRLLKNPRVRRLATEFACQWLHIHEFDTLDEKSEKHFPEFDDLRTDMYEESIRFFTDLFRRDASLLTLLDSDHTFLNQRLARFYGVEGVEGENWRRVEGVRSQGRGGILGFATTLARQSGASRTSPILRGNWVSEVLLGEKLPRPPQDVPQLPPDEIATDGLTVRELVARHSSDPQCSGCHLKIDPFGFALEGYDAIGRRRQHDLGGRVIDTRTTLPDGTEIDGLSGLRDYLVRKRRDAIFGQFYRKLLGYAVGREVQLSDQPLLNEIRDRMAENDYRFSVAVDMIVRSRQFREIRGRELQLARSAGAGNLE, encoded by the coding sequence ATGCCGTTCTTTCGACGTTTTGCGTGGGTGTCTTTGCTGGTCCTCTGGAGTTCTGCGGCGGCGACCCCCGCCGCCGAGACCGGCGGCGATGTGTTCCGGGAGCTGGCGGTCGAATACCGGGACCGTATCCGGCCTCTGACGCAACAGTACTGCCTGTCGTGCCACTCCACCGAGAAGCAGGTGGGCGAGCTGGACCTGGAGCAGTTCGCGAACCTGGCCGACGTGAGGGGCGGCACCAAGTCCTGGCTCAAGGTCATCGAGATGCTGGACAACGGCGAGATGCCCCCCGGGTTCGCCAAGCAGCCGGCGCCCGGAGAGAAGCAGCATCTCAGGGACTGGGTGGACCGTTACCTCCAGGCCGAGTCATTGGCCAACGCCGGTGATCCGGGTCCCGTCGTCCTGCGACGGCTCAACAACGCCGAGTACACCTACACCGTCCGCGACCTGACCGGCATCGATCTGGACCCGGCCCGGGAGTTCCCCACCGACAGTGCGGCCGGCGAGGGGTTCACCAACACCGGGAATGCGCTGGTCATGTCGCCGGCGCTCCTGGGCAAGTACCTGGACGCCGGGAAGGAGATCGCCGGTCACGCGGTGCTGGTGCCGGACGGGTTCCGTTTCTCGCCCCATAGCACACGGCGCGACTGGACCGACGAGGTGCTGGGCCGGATCCGCGGTCTCTACGGAGAGTACGTGGAGACGGCCGACTTCGGAGTCGGTTCGGCCGTCGGCAACCTCGCCGTCCACAGCGACACCCGCATCGGATCGGCCGGACGGTTGCCTCTGGAGAAATACTTGTCCGCCACTCTCTCGGAACGGGACGCCCTGCGAAGCGGCCGGAAGAGCGTCCGGACCGTAGCCCGCGAACGTGGTCTGAGCGCCAAGTATCTGAATCTGCTTTGGACTCATCTCGCGGACCGTAAGACCACTCTCCTGCTGGACCATCTCCGGGCGGCTTGGCAGAGTGCCGGGTTGGAGGACGTCCCGTCGCTGGCGAGCCGGATCAGGGATTGGCAGCGAGGCCTCTGGACCTTCGGCCCCGTGGGTCTCATCGGACGGAAAGGGGGCCCCTCCCGCTGGATGGAGCCGGTCGATCCTCTGGTCACTCAAAAACGGGTCTGTTTTTCGGTGCCGCAATTCGCCGACGGCCGCAAGCCCGAGGACTTGGTCTTTTCGCTGGTGGTGGGGGATGCCGGTGACGGGAACGATCACGATTACGTGGTTTGGCAACGGCCGCGCCTGGCGGCGCACGGGCGGCCCGACATTCTGCTGCGGGACGTGAAAAGGCTCGCCCAAGCCTTGGATGGAGGGGCCGCGGACGACACCTCCGAATGGGGGCTGGACCCGGGACTCTTCGGCAGGCATCCGGACGGGCGGGCCGTCGACGCCGACTCGCTCTGTGTCCAGGCGCCCTCGGTGATTCAGATCCGCATTCCGGGCCGTCTCGCTGCCGGCTACGACTTCGTCACCACCGCCGTGCTGGAGGAGCAGACCGGAAAAATGGGCAGCGTTCAGGTCGACCTGGCGCCCGGCGCCGCGGCGGCAGATACCAGTCTCCTTCCCAGCCAGGTCATGGTCACCTTCTCGAGGGTCACGCAGGTCTTCTCGGAGAGCCGGGCCGTCTCCTTCTTGAAGCCCATCCTCATCGCTTCCGAGAGTCCCATACGGGCCAGCATGGAAGCGGCGTTCGACGAACACCGGAAACTGTTTCCGGCCACCCTCTGCTACAACCAGATCGTACCCGTGGACGAGGTTCTCACCATCAACCTCTTCTACCGGGAGGACGACCACCTGGCACGGCTCATGCTGGAACCGGAGGAGGAAGCGCGGCTCGACCGGCTCTGGGACGAGCTGCACTACGTCAGCCACAGCGCGTTCCAGCGGGTGTTGGCCCTGGACCTGCTGGAGGAGGCGTTCCAGGGGAACGGTCTGGAGGACCGGACTCAGTACGAGGCCGTGCTTCCGCTGCGCCGTCTCTACGACCGGGATGCCGCCGACTTCCGTAAGCGTCTCCTCCGGGACGAGCCGGTCCAGCTCGACGCCCTGGTCGATTTTGCCCCCCGGGCCTATCGGCGTCCCCTGAGCGGCGATGAGAAGGACCGGTTGCGCGGCCTCTATCGCCGGCTTCGCCACGAAGAGATGGACCACGAGGAGGCGTTCCGGTTGACGCTGGCCCGCATGCTGGTCTCGGCGCCCTTCCTGTACCGGTTGGAAGAGGCGCCCGCCGGTCCCGGCGGTCCGGTCTCCGATTGGGAGTTGGCCAACCGGCTGAGCTATTTCCTCTGGTCGTCGCTTCCGGATGGGGAACTCCGATCTCTGGCTGCCGCCGGGCGCCTGCAAGACCCCGAGGTCCTGTCCCAACAGGCCCGGCGCCTGCTCAAAAACCCGCGAGTGCGGCGCCTGGCCACCGAGTTCGCCTGCCAGTGGCTGCACATCCACGAATTCGACACCCTGGACGAGAAGAGCGAGAAACACTTTCCCGAGTTCGACGATCTGAGGACGGACATGTACGAGGAGTCGATCCGGTTCTTCACCGACCTGTTTCGGCGCGACGCCTCGCTGCTGACTCTGCTGGATTCGGATCACACCTTCCTGAACCAGCGGCTGGCCCGCTTCTACGGAGTCGAGGGCGTGGAGGGGGAGAACTGGCGCCGGGTGGAAGGGGTCCGATCGCAGGGCCGCGGCGGAATCCTGGGCTTCGCCACGACCCTGGCCCGGCAGTCCGGCGCCTCGCGGACCAGCCCGATTCTGCGGGGCAACTGGGTCAGCGAGGTCCTCTTGGGGGAGAAGCTTCCCCGGCCGCCCCAAGACGTGCCCCAGTTGCCCCCGGATGAGATCGCCACCGACGGTCTGACCGTGCGGGAGCTCGTGGCGCGGCACAGCAGCGACCCCCAGTGTTCCGGCTGTCACCTGAAGATCGATCCCTTCGGTTTCGCCCTGGAGGGGTATGACGCCATCGGGCGCCGCCGCCAGCACGATCTGGGAGGGCGCGTCATCGATACTCGGACCACCCTGCCGGACGGGACCGAGATCGACGGCTTGTCCGGACTCAGGGACTACCTGGTCCGGAAACGGCGGGACGCCATTTTCGGCCAGTTCTACCGCAAGCTTCTGGGTTACGCCGTGGGCCGCGAGGTCCAACTCTCGGATCAGCCGCTCCTGAACGAAATACGGGACCGGATGGCGGAAAACGATTACCGTTTCTCGGTCGCCGTCGACATGATCGTCCGGAGCCGGCAGTTCCGGGAGATCCGGGGCCGGGAGCTGCAACTGGCCCGCTCGGCGGGAGCGGGAAACCTGGAATGA
- a CDS encoding DUF1552 domain-containing protein, with protein sequence MKIQQHSRRTFLRGVGVTMALPWMESLPVWGAATKAAVNGGNQAPLRFAVLFSGNGFHTKHWWAEGEGSEMRLGRVLEPLNDFREKLTFVQGLYNEEALKGNIHSSQTGNLLSGAPLESGGGIRSGTSVDQVIAQRYGRSTKVSSLVLGCERSNPGIHKNYSMLYSSHISWSSPTAPTPLELYPALAFDRLFKDEVERGDRSVLDAVLEEAHSFRRSISSRDQYKLDEYLNSVREVEQRIERSGNKGELQGWRPTLDKPNVPRPPDGIPQDLEEHMRLMCDIVVLGFQTDATRVCTLKLNNDHSYLLFRHLGVDVGHHELSHRNNEKWLRVNQFFLEQYGYIARKLDQIQEGERTALDNSVLMYCSSMLTGRHDATQLPVVLLGGGGGQIQGGRILDYRERPNRKMCSLYLSLLDKFDVHLEHFGDSDQRLTEI encoded by the coding sequence ATGAAGATTCAGCAACATTCTCGTCGGACTTTCCTGCGTGGGGTCGGCGTCACCATGGCGTTGCCCTGGATGGAGTCGCTGCCCGTTTGGGGCGCCGCAACCAAGGCGGCCGTCAACGGCGGAAACCAGGCGCCGCTGCGCTTCGCCGTCCTGTTCTCCGGCAACGGCTTTCACACCAAGCATTGGTGGGCCGAGGGAGAAGGATCCGAAATGCGGCTGGGCCGGGTGCTGGAGCCGCTGAACGATTTCCGCGAGAAGCTGACCTTCGTCCAGGGCCTCTACAACGAAGAAGCCCTCAAGGGGAACATCCACAGTTCCCAGACCGGCAACCTCCTTTCGGGAGCGCCATTGGAGTCGGGAGGGGGAATCCGCTCCGGGACCAGCGTGGATCAGGTCATCGCCCAGCGCTATGGACGGTCGACGAAGGTATCGAGCCTGGTCCTGGGTTGCGAGCGGTCCAATCCGGGAATCCACAAGAACTACTCCATGCTCTACAGCTCCCACATCTCCTGGAGCTCGCCCACGGCGCCCACGCCTCTGGAACTCTATCCGGCCCTGGCCTTCGACCGCTTGTTCAAGGACGAAGTCGAGCGCGGAGACCGGAGCGTGCTGGATGCCGTTCTGGAAGAGGCCCACTCCTTCCGGCGGTCCATCAGCTCGCGGGACCAGTACAAGTTGGACGAGTACCTCAATTCGGTGCGCGAGGTGGAGCAGCGCATCGAGCGGTCCGGCAACAAGGGCGAGTTGCAGGGTTGGCGGCCGACCCTGGACAAGCCCAACGTGCCGCGTCCTCCCGACGGCATTCCTCAGGATCTGGAAGAGCACATGCGGCTCATGTGCGACATCGTGGTGCTGGGATTTCAGACCGACGCCACCCGCGTCTGCACCCTCAAGCTCAACAACGACCACAGCTACCTCTTGTTTCGCCACCTTGGCGTCGACGTGGGCCACCACGAGCTGTCTCACCGCAACAACGAAAAATGGCTGCGGGTGAATCAATTCTTCCTGGAGCAGTACGGCTACATCGCCCGGAAGCTGGACCAGATCCAGGAGGGAGAGCGGACGGCGCTGGACAACTCGGTGCTCATGTACTGCTCCAGCATGCTCACAGGCCGGCACGACGCCACTCAGTTGCCGGTGGTGCTCCTGGGCGGAGGTGGCGGCCAGATTCAGGGGGGACGGATCCTGGACTACCGGGAGCGGCCCAACCGGAAGATGTGCAGCCTCTACTTGTCGTTGCTCGACAAGTTCGACGTCCACCTGGAGCACTTCGGCGACTCGGACCAGCGTCTGACGGAGATCTGA
- a CDS encoding selenocysteine synthase encodes MFNRRWFLTLLSTSPFLANFRPLFGRLNNRDYFAELGVRPIINAAGTSTALSGSLMRPEVMHAWEYATRKFVNLDELHDAVGERIASLVGSEAALVSAGAASALTLGTAACMTGKNQEFIRRLPDTSGMRDEVIIQKSHRFVYDHAVRNCGVRMVEVETAEELEAAAGSQTVMMLFLNLADEKGQIQAAEFAGLGRKLGIPTFIDCAADVPPVENLGKFIRMGFDLVTFSGGKAMRGPQSTGLLLGRKDLIAAARLNGLPHADSIGRGMKVNKEEMLAMMVAVETYLELDHEKDWKEWDRRVETIARSVEKIPGTRTRRFVPPIANHSPQLHIGWDRSRVPVHRDQVVEQLRDGEPSIIARPWEKEELEVLVWTLQPGEAKIVARRIAEILKAAV; translated from the coding sequence ATGTTCAACCGGAGATGGTTCCTGACCCTATTGTCGACCTCGCCCTTCCTGGCCAATTTCCGCCCGTTGTTCGGCAGATTGAACAATCGAGACTATTTTGCAGAACTCGGCGTCCGTCCCATCATCAACGCGGCGGGAACCTCCACGGCCCTTTCGGGCAGCTTGATGCGGCCCGAAGTGATGCATGCCTGGGAATACGCCACCCGGAAATTCGTCAACCTGGACGAACTCCACGACGCCGTGGGCGAGCGGATCGCTTCCCTGGTCGGCTCGGAGGCCGCCCTGGTCAGCGCCGGGGCCGCCTCGGCCCTGACGCTGGGCACGGCCGCCTGCATGACCGGGAAAAACCAGGAGTTCATCCGCCGCCTCCCGGACACCTCCGGAATGCGCGACGAGGTCATCATCCAGAAGTCGCATCGATTCGTCTACGACCACGCCGTGCGAAACTGCGGGGTCCGGATGGTGGAGGTGGAGACGGCGGAAGAACTGGAGGCAGCAGCCGGTTCACAGACGGTCATGATGCTGTTTCTCAACCTGGCCGACGAGAAGGGCCAGATTCAGGCGGCCGAGTTCGCCGGGCTGGGCAGGAAGCTCGGAATTCCCACCTTCATCGATTGCGCGGCCGACGTCCCACCCGTGGAGAATCTCGGCAAGTTCATCCGCATGGGGTTCGACCTGGTCACCTTCTCCGGGGGCAAGGCGATGCGCGGTCCTCAGAGCACCGGGCTTTTGCTGGGGCGCAAGGACCTGATCGCAGCCGCCAGGCTCAACGGGTTGCCCCATGCCGACAGCATCGGCCGGGGCATGAAGGTCAACAAGGAAGAGATGCTGGCCATGATGGTGGCGGTGGAGACCTACCTCGAGCTCGATCACGAGAAGGACTGGAAAGAGTGGGACCGGCGGGTCGAAACCATCGCCAGGAGCGTCGAGAAGATACCGGGAACCCGGACCCGGAGGTTCGTCCCCCCCATCGCCAACCATTCGCCTCAACTGCACATCGGATGGGACCGGTCCCGGGTCCCGGTCCACCGGGACCAGGTCGTCGAACAGCTCCGCGACGGGGAGCCCTCCATCATTGCCCGTCCCTGGGAGAAAGAGGAACTGGAAGTCCTGGTGTGGACCCTGCAGCCGGGAGAGGCGAAGATCGTGGCCCGGCGAATCGCCGAGATCCTGAAAGCGGCGGTCTGA
- a CDS encoding zinc-binding dehydrogenase, translating to MTRIQVATYDGPGTSPRIRTVPRPATPRKAALIRIEACGVCGTDLHILKGHWPKPLPWPLTLGHELAGVIEEIGPELDSDFMGEPLETGARVMLPPLMPCGECYYCVHYPAQANKCLQPTYYGRYIPFEKPPHLWGGWAEMVYVDLEMFPATKIYRLPEGLSSLRGTLSEPLACCVRALNRAVSAGGFRSGDTVVIQGSGPIGLLCLVAAQEMGAGRVVVVGAPENPRLALCRRFGAAGTVSLEEHPEPRSRIEAVRRLAGRFGADLVVEASGHPSAGPEGIEMLRDGGTYVEMGQFTDAGSIETNWHRICSKDITILGSWAFTANDIPLGIRMLERCLDRYPWDRMQVLFPFSREGIMAATEAASGMRCVKATIVPGLAAA from the coding sequence ATGACCCGGATTCAGGTGGCGACCTATGACGGTCCCGGGACTTCTCCGCGTATCCGCACCGTACCGAGGCCGGCGACGCCCCGCAAGGCGGCGCTCATCCGGATCGAGGCTTGCGGCGTCTGCGGCACCGACCTGCACATATTGAAGGGTCATTGGCCCAAACCTCTCCCCTGGCCCCTGACCCTGGGCCACGAATTGGCGGGCGTGATCGAGGAGATCGGTCCGGAACTCGATTCGGATTTCATGGGAGAGCCATTGGAAACGGGCGCCCGGGTCATGCTCCCGCCGCTGATGCCTTGCGGCGAGTGCTACTACTGCGTCCACTATCCGGCCCAGGCCAACAAGTGTCTCCAACCCACCTACTACGGCCGCTACATCCCCTTCGAGAAGCCCCCCCATCTCTGGGGCGGATGGGCCGAGATGGTCTACGTCGACCTGGAGATGTTTCCCGCCACCAAGATCTACCGCCTGCCCGAGGGGTTGTCGTCGTTGCGGGGCACTCTCTCGGAGCCTCTCGCGTGTTGCGTCCGGGCCCTGAACCGGGCCGTCTCGGCGGGCGGATTTCGCTCGGGCGACACGGTGGTCATCCAGGGATCGGGTCCCATCGGCCTGCTCTGCCTGGTGGCCGCTCAGGAGATGGGAGCCGGACGGGTGGTGGTGGTCGGCGCGCCCGAGAATCCGCGTCTGGCCCTCTGCCGCCGCTTCGGAGCCGCCGGCACCGTGTCGTTGGAAGAACACCCGGAGCCTCGATCCCGAATCGAAGCCGTTCGCCGGCTGGCGGGAAGATTCGGAGCCGATCTGGTGGTGGAGGCCAGCGGGCACCCGTCGGCGGGCCCGGAAGGGATCGAGATGCTCCGGGACGGGGGCACCTACGTCGAGATGGGTCAGTTCACCGACGCCGGCTCCATCGAGACCAACTGGCACCGCATCTGCTCCAAGGACATCACCATACTGGGGAGCTGGGCCTTCACGGCCAACGACATTCCGCTGGGCATCCGGATGTTGGAACGGTGCCTGGACCGCTATCCGTGGGACCGGATGCAGGTCCTCTTCCCGTTCAGCCGGGAGGGGATCATGGCGGCCACCGAAGCCGCGTCCGGGATGCGATGCGTCAAGGCCACCATCGTTCCCGGTTTGGCGGCGGCGTAG